One part of the Thermococcus litoralis DSM 5473 genome encodes these proteins:
- a CDS encoding AI-2E family transporter: MKAEEILWGVVALIILYLAWRTIAPLLSAIFFAAILAYAVLPLHKRLAKRVDSKKSALILTALLIGLSAVITAELVLIIKNLVVSFYEDIMTFISWSLTLELPFGVHNVLQRLYSQLTPKLAEYVQSYAFSIPKYLLQLVVFLAMFYAFLVNSEEIKRQINALIPGGHEHLGEKLLKRADVTLQALIRAWLLLNIAKGILMTLGFWGFGITDFPTALLAGLLTILFSFIPLFEGWMIWLVAAIYLLKQGDVLKAVAISIYGATLVSPLPDFTIRPKLVAKEAKLDEIMVLVGMIGGVWAFGVKGLIIGPIVLNLVSALLKEWKRIKAQQS, translated from the coding sequence ATGAAAGCAGAGGAAATCTTATGGGGAGTTGTGGCGTTAATAATCCTTTATCTAGCATGGAGAACGATAGCCCCTCTTTTGTCGGCGATATTCTTTGCCGCTATTCTGGCTTATGCGGTCTTACCACTCCACAAACGCCTAGCAAAAAGAGTTGATAGCAAAAAATCCGCATTAATCCTTACTGCTCTTTTAATAGGGCTTTCAGCGGTTATCACGGCGGAGCTTGTGCTTATAATAAAGAACTTGGTAGTCTCGTTTTACGAAGATATAATGACCTTCATTTCTTGGAGTCTAACCCTTGAGCTGCCGTTTGGTGTTCACAATGTGCTTCAAAGGCTCTACTCTCAGCTGACACCGAAGTTAGCTGAATACGTGCAGAGTTATGCATTCTCAATACCGAAGTATCTCCTCCAGTTGGTGGTTTTCTTGGCCATGTTCTACGCCTTTCTTGTAAACTCCGAAGAAATAAAAAGGCAGATCAATGCCTTAATCCCTGGAGGACATGAACATTTAGGGGAAAAACTCTTAAAGAGGGCAGATGTAACTCTGCAAGCTCTCATAAGAGCGTGGCTTCTCCTCAACATTGCTAAAGGAATCTTAATGACCCTCGGCTTCTGGGGGTTTGGCATTACGGACTTTCCAACCGCCCTGCTAGCCGGGCTTTTAACGATACTCTTCAGTTTTATTCCCCTCTTCGAGGGATGGATGATATGGCTCGTTGCGGCTATATACCTATTAAAGCAAGGGGACGTGCTAAAAGCCGTCGCAATTTCCATTTACGGAGCGACACTTGTGTCCCCGCTTCCAGATTTCACAATAAGACCTAAGCTAGTTGCAAAAGAGGCTAAGCTCGATGAGATAATGGTTCTAGTTGGTATGATAGGCGGAGTATGGGCGTTTGGAGTTAAGGGTCTGATAATCGGCCCAATAGTCCTTAACCTAGTCTCTGCGTTGTTAAAAGAATGGAAAAGAATCAAAGCTCAGCAGAGCTGA
- a CDS encoding asparaginase, with the protein MKRILIIGTGGTIASAKTDAGFKSVLTIDEILEKADIKLKNGYEIDTRNILNIDSTLIQPEDWERIAKEVYKALEDYDGIVITHGTDTLAYTASMLTFMIRGINKPVVLTGSMRPVTEEESDAPRNLKAAIRFAMEDVSGIFVAFMDKIMLGCRTSKIRALGLNAFMSINYPDVAYVKGEEVIYNLPQKRFKPKGEPVLDTKYEPRVVFIRLTPGLDGNAIDALVKAGYRGIVLEGYGAGGIPYRKRDILSKIREITPQIPVVMTTQALYDGVDLTKYEVGRKALEAGIIPAKDMTKETTITKLMWALGHTKNVEEVKEIMHTNYADEIEG; encoded by the coding sequence ATGAAGAGGATTCTAATCATCGGAACTGGGGGAACTATAGCGAGCGCAAAAACCGATGCCGGATTTAAAAGCGTCCTCACAATAGATGAGATCCTTGAAAAAGCTGACATAAAGCTGAAAAACGGTTATGAAATAGACACGAGGAACATTTTAAATATCGACAGCACCCTTATTCAGCCCGAAGATTGGGAGAGAATAGCAAAAGAAGTATACAAAGCACTAGAGGATTACGATGGAATAGTTATAACACACGGGACTGACACCTTAGCTTATACCGCCTCCATGCTCACTTTTATGATTAGAGGCATTAACAAACCCGTGGTTTTAACTGGTTCAATGCGCCCAGTTACTGAGGAAGAAAGTGACGCCCCAAGAAATCTGAAGGCCGCTATAAGATTTGCAATGGAAGATGTTTCGGGAATTTTTGTGGCTTTTATGGATAAAATAATGCTCGGATGCAGAACTTCTAAAATAAGAGCCCTAGGCTTAAATGCCTTTATGAGCATAAACTATCCCGATGTTGCTTATGTAAAAGGAGAAGAAGTTATTTACAACCTTCCCCAAAAGAGATTCAAACCAAAAGGAGAACCCGTGCTTGATACAAAATACGAGCCAAGGGTGGTCTTTATTAGACTCACTCCGGGATTAGATGGAAACGCAATAGATGCCCTCGTAAAAGCTGGATACAGAGGCATAGTGCTCGAAGGTTACGGAGCTGGGGGAATTCCCTATAGAAAGAGAGACATCCTAAGCAAGATAAGGGAAATTACCCCCCAAATCCCAGTAGTCATGACCACACAAGCCCTTTACGATGGGGTTGATCTGACTAAATATGAAGTTGGGAGAAAAGCCCTTGAGGCAGGGATTATTCCAGCAAAGGACATGACAAAGGAAACAACAATAACAAAGCTCATGTGGGCTCTGGGACATACAAAAAACGTTGAAGAAGTGAAAGAGATAATGCACACAAACTACGCCGATGAAATAGAGGGTTAA
- a CDS encoding PaaI family thioesterase, producing MEQRTHLLTSKEFVGEPVKIEKDYAEVKLKTREVMKVDEYGLVHGGFTFGLADYAAMLAVNEPTVVLGKAEVRFTKPVKVGDELLAKAKVEEDQGKKKIVFAEVFNQKGEKVLEGKFYCYVLEKHVLEKD from the coding sequence ATGGAGCAAAGGACACACCTCTTAACTTCAAAAGAGTTCGTTGGAGAGCCCGTAAAAATCGAAAAGGATTATGCAGAGGTAAAGCTCAAGACGAGAGAGGTGATGAAGGTCGACGAATATGGCTTAGTTCACGGTGGCTTTACCTTCGGGTTAGCTGATTATGCCGCAATGCTCGCTGTTAATGAACCCACAGTGGTGCTTGGAAAAGCAGAAGTGAGGTTCACAAAGCCGGTAAAAGTTGGAGATGAACTCCTTGCCAAGGCAAAAGTAGAGGAAGATCAAGGAAAGAAAAAGATTGTATTTGCTGAAGTCTTCAATCAGAAGGGAGAAAAAGTCCTTGAGGGCAAATTCTACTGTTACGTATTGGAAAAGCACGTTCTTGAAAAAGATTAG
- a CDS encoding MFS transporter, with protein MKERKIFGINWNVFLLGIVSFLNDMSSEMIAPIVPTYLTDVLGIGKAASGSIMGLIESLSSLFKVLFGYVSDIFRKRKIFVALGYLLSTISKGALAFTRSWWDFLTLRVLDRVGKGIRTAPRDALIAESSEKGKSGKSFGFHRMMDTLGAVAGPLVAIGLLALLKSYPIKTAYRYVFLLSAVPGIVGVLLVLFLVKDKGEEVKKKIKGISALKSRNLRTFLVIVALAALGRYSYAFTLWKAKELGYSVLQGLGFYAVFNAIYALSAYPIGYYSDKVSKKAVITVGFGVAALASLLFAYSKSLPMLLLAFVFYGIYIAIEDTIPRAYMADLAGEFEKGTVIGAYHTVFGIFVFPASVIVGYLWQAYSLKVGFIYAAIINIVAMLLMAFLVKD; from the coding sequence ATGAAAGAAAGAAAAATCTTTGGAATAAACTGGAATGTTTTTCTCCTCGGAATTGTCAGCTTTCTCAACGATATGAGCAGTGAGATGATAGCACCAATAGTGCCTACTTACCTGACCGATGTATTGGGGATTGGAAAAGCGGCAAGCGGTTCGATTATGGGGCTTATAGAGAGCCTGAGTTCCCTTTTTAAGGTCCTGTTTGGTTATGTAAGCGATATATTTAGGAAAAGAAAAATCTTCGTCGCTCTTGGATACCTCCTCTCAACGATTTCAAAGGGAGCTTTAGCTTTTACACGTTCATGGTGGGACTTTTTAACCCTTAGGGTTTTGGATAGAGTTGGAAAAGGCATAAGAACTGCTCCCAGAGATGCCCTAATAGCAGAATCAAGTGAAAAAGGAAAGAGCGGCAAATCCTTTGGTTTCCACAGGATGATGGATACGCTTGGAGCAGTTGCCGGCCCTTTAGTTGCTATAGGTTTATTAGCGCTCTTAAAAAGCTACCCAATAAAGACGGCATACCGCTATGTATTTCTGCTCTCAGCAGTCCCAGGTATTGTGGGAGTTCTTCTTGTGCTGTTTTTAGTCAAAGATAAGGGAGAAGAGGTTAAAAAGAAGATAAAAGGGATATCAGCCCTAAAGAGCAGAAACCTTAGAACCTTCTTAGTTATTGTTGCCTTAGCTGCCCTTGGGAGATACAGCTATGCTTTTACCCTATGGAAAGCCAAAGAACTCGGCTACAGTGTTCTCCAAGGACTGGGATTCTATGCTGTGTTTAATGCAATCTATGCCCTATCAGCATACCCTATAGGCTATTACTCAGATAAGGTCAGCAAAAAAGCCGTTATAACAGTAGGGTTTGGAGTTGCAGCATTGGCATCACTTCTTTTTGCGTATTCCAAGAGTTTGCCGATGCTTCTTCTTGCTTTTGTGTTCTATGGGATTTACATAGCAATCGAAGATACAATTCCAAGGGCATATATGGCAGACCTAGCAGGAGAATTCGAAAAGGGAACCGTAATCGGAGCATACCACACGGTCTTTGGGATTTTTGTTTTCCCTGCATCTGTAATAGTTGGCTATCTATGGCAGGCGTACTCCCTAAAAGTGGGCTTCATTTACGCCGCCATCATTAATATTGTGGCAATGCTCCTAATGGCTTTCCTTGTCAAAGACTGA
- a CDS encoding nicotinamidase gives MEALIIVDMQRDFMPGGALPVPEGDKIIPTIEELIKKFEQRGALIVATRDWHPPNHISFKEQGGPWPRHCVQNTEGAEIVVSLPKDTIIISKADKPDKEAYSGFEGTELAEILKEKGVKRVYICGVATEYCVRATALDAIKNGFEVYLIKDAVKGIKREDEEKALKELEEKGAKIISSAEL, from the coding sequence ATGGAGGCGTTAATAATAGTTGACATGCAGAGGGATTTCATGCCCGGTGGAGCCCTTCCGGTTCCGGAGGGAGACAAGATAATTCCAACTATTGAGGAGCTTATTAAGAAGTTCGAACAGAGGGGAGCCCTTATTGTTGCAACAAGAGACTGGCATCCGCCAAACCACATAAGCTTTAAGGAGCAAGGAGGTCCGTGGCCGAGGCATTGCGTTCAAAACACTGAAGGTGCTGAGATAGTGGTTAGTCTCCCCAAAGATACAATAATCATTTCAAAGGCAGACAAGCCTGACAAAGAAGCATATTCCGGCTTCGAAGGCACAGAACTTGCCGAGATCCTAAAAGAGAAAGGGGTCAAAAGGGTCTACATCTGTGGGGTTGCCACCGAGTATTGTGTTAGAGCCACTGCTCTAGATGCCATCAAGAATGGCTTTGAGGTTTATCTTATTAAGGATGCCGTTAAGGGAATAAAGCGTGAGGACGAAGAAAAAGCCCTCAAAGAGTTGGAAGAAAAGGGGGCAAAGATAATCAGCTCTGCTGAGCTTTGA
- a CDS encoding PadR family transcriptional regulator, with the protein MIRRVLLGFMGLHILHHASKEPITGAFMMKELESHGYKVSPGTLYPLLQKMEKMRLLKSRWEVQNGKRVRLYEIPQEGLEVLEEGKKKVKELCREILGDEK; encoded by the coding sequence ATGATACGCCGGGTTCTCCTCGGGTTTATGGGGCTGCATATACTCCACCATGCAAGCAAAGAACCCATAACCGGAGCTTTCATGATGAAAGAGCTCGAATCTCATGGTTACAAAGTAAGTCCGGGAACGCTTTATCCTCTGCTTCAAAAAATGGAAAAAATGAGGCTTCTCAAGAGCAGGTGGGAAGTCCAGAATGGAAAAAGGGTAAGGCTCTACGAAATACCCCAAGAGGGGCTTGAAGTATTGGAAGAAGGAAAGAAGAAAGTGAAAGAGCTCTGCAGGGAAATTTTGGGTGATGAAAAATGA
- a CDS encoding DUF2240 family protein: protein MEALKYAILYKGSNEFSKPELIGTIVLKLRLMDYNEAKALVEEAIKRGIIEQRGEKLIIKEDALKEEEKREDVFGEMIDYIAKKLGWSHLEVLEDLEKFSERYGDLDKKIVAYLYGLDKGIDMSKFKDKLEV from the coding sequence GTGGAGGCTTTGAAGTATGCAATCCTCTATAAGGGCTCGAATGAATTCTCAAAGCCTGAGTTAATAGGGACCATCGTGCTTAAACTCCGCCTTATGGATTATAATGAGGCTAAAGCCTTGGTTGAGGAAGCCATAAAGAGAGGCATTATTGAGCAAAGAGGGGAGAAGCTCATAATTAAGGAGGACGCTCTTAAAGAAGAGGAAAAGAGAGAGGATGTCTTTGGTGAGATGATAGACTACATTGCCAAAAAATTGGGCTGGAGCCATCTAGAAGTCCTCGAAGACTTGGAAAAGTTTTCTGAAAGATATGGGGATTTAGACAAGAAAATAGTTGCCTACCTCTATGGTTTGGACAAAGGGATTGATATGTCGAAGTTTAAGGACAAGCTGGAGGTGTGA